From the genome of Vitis riparia cultivar Riparia Gloire de Montpellier isolate 1030 chromosome 11, EGFV_Vit.rip_1.0, whole genome shotgun sequence:
GGTTTCAGATTATATTTTCCGGATGAAACAAAATAGTGCTTTTTCCACCCCAAAACCTCTTCAAAAAGCTCAGAAAAACAAGAGATTACCTTTACACTATGATTGATTACGTAGAATGAATAGTTTGAATCTGCTCTGCTCTTCCGCAGTGGAGAGAGTGGGGCTGTTTGAAGAGATGAAGGCGAATGTGTATATGAAACGGACCAGAGCTGAGGCCCAACATCGTTGTCATCGAAGCTCCATTGGGTTTTTGTCGAGGGCCCACCAATCCTTTGTGGGCTGTATCTATATGTTTGGCTGAGATCCATTTGTCTGCTTATGCCCCAAAATTACTtcaaaattggaattatttcGAGGAGCTTTCTTGTACAGAGTCTTCAAAGTAGGTTTTTTATTGTTGGGTTATTTGAATTAAAAGGttgtttgaaaattcaaattttaacgTTCATTTTTTGTGGgctcattttgataaaaatgttttcattcttttattataaaaataactttttaaaaaaaaaaatctaagtaaaaacattaatattaaaaatgagttattcttcaaattaaaatatgaaaaatactaaattcAATGTTAACTCTGACTTAATCTTCCATATATAAGAAAGggtattttatttccttttttatcaATCGAACTATAGGGGGTGTAAATTGACATAAACAAATGAATGGACCTTTACTTTTATAAGGTTGAACAGATTCTAACTTTAGCAAAATACGACGAATTGactaaataacatatttaacttTATGATAGGTCCAATAAAAGCAGGAAACTAtcggtttttctttttttttaaaaaaatattagcatttgatagaaaaaataagagaaaagcgTGTCATCATACACatatgtgagaaaaaaaaacccaaaattaataaaattcatattatatatatatatataactattgtagctactatatttgatttattagtaataaaaatttgaattaattttagaGGTTTTATGTTTTCTGGTTTTTTTAGATGGATGTGTGGAAAGATATATccttttctaaaaaagaaataataatacaaatcgttttttttttggttgtctCTAAGTTGGACATATATTCCAACAAAATTAAACCTTATTCAGCTATGTATGGTCACGATGTTACCCATCACCATCTGAAACCAAACCAACCCACAACATATCTCATGAGAGACTCAAAGGCAAATGAGGCGAAGCAGGCATCTCACCAGGCGAAGAAGACGACGCAGGCGAAGTTGCAGACAAGGGTTTCGCCCGTTTCGGCACGAATTTTCTCGCCCAAACATGCTTTGCATTGATGGTAAACTTGGCCTTCCCCATCCCATTCAGTATCATTTCAATGGTGGAAGCTGAGTGAAACACAATCCTCGCAAACAGTGACTGCTCATTCGCCTCCACTTCCTGCATATACAGGCTCTCTATGCAATCCCCATAGCTTCTCCCAAAGAACTCCCTCACTTCCCATTCGTATACTGGATACCCTTTCGAGAACGTCACAAACATCGTCCTATCGTCCGGCGGAACCTCGATTTCCCTGTTCCATGGTTGCCCCACCTCGCTCTCTCCATACCCCATATCCACCATCCCGCCCAACCCCATTTTGTTCAGGCCGGTGTGGACCATGGGCGGCACCACCATCTGGCTCTCCAACACGTTCTGGGTCTTGTTCCTTTCAATGGCGCTGTCCATGATGTCCTTCAGTCCTCTCAGGCACACCTCCTTCACGATCTTGGCTATCCCTTGGGCTGCTGGAACCCGGTTATGATGGAAGAATTGGAGGTCGATCTCCTTCTCCATCAAGCTCTGGATGAGAGGGATGTCATGGGAGTCCGGGGAGGAAGAAGGGTAGTGATTGCTGATGCAGTTGAGGCATGTGAGAGCCTCGTCCGCAAGCTCGTTTACCAGAATGTAGGGCAAGGAGAGCATCTTGGTGACGGCATTGTTGAAGCCAGACCTCTCTAACCAGAGCCAGAAGGCTATGATCTGCATGGATTCCACTGGATCACGCCATAGGTTGACGACGAGAAGAGTGTAGAGCTGGCGGTCAATCGAATGGAATATGTTGAATTCTTCTTGGGTAACATAGAATGGTGATTGGGCCATCGTATATGTACGTGTATATGTTTGATATTCGTGTATGCCAAAATTTATACTACCAAGCAGTGGGATCAATCAAAGTCCTGACGAATATAATTCCGAGTCATTGAATCTATGAAGAAGCAAATCCAAAgttcaattaattaatcaaatatttaaaataaaaataaaaaaccgaATTAATAATATGTTTTACACGTATTAATTACTAATATAACGTAAAACCcatagaagaaaaatgaatcTATACATCCAAAGTAACATTCATCAAGAAAAATTGACTTCCATGTTGTATAATAATCGATATTGATTATTcattagagattaaaaaaataaataattaaatatttatcatgAATTCAAATCATTTGTGGCTTTTATTAATCTTCTAATGAATGCTAGAGACATTAATCGGTCtcttaaattttgataattgcGACCATTATGAGAATCTTactagtttaaaataatatccaATTTATGGGTAAATATATGAAagcattttttgaaataatttggtataaagtaaaaaaaaaaaaaaaaaaaaaaaaaaaaaaagacaagaatGACATTTACATTAAAAGATGAATCAACATATGTATCCCTAATTAATATTTCGCTCAAAACATAGAGATATTATAACAGATTTTAAAATACTAACAAAGgcttttacaaattatttaaaatctcaaaGAACCCTTTTATgggatataacaaaaaaaaaaaaaaaaaaccacccacataaaaaactattttatcatacaaaaataaaattgggttttatcatttatttccTTAAGTCCATATTTGGttccataaaatttgaaaaaaaaaatgtaagaaaaagaaaataaaaaaggaaagtgaaaagaaaatgaaaaatagattcaCAACCATTAAagcattttacttattttcctctattatataaagattaaataattttaaaatatataagtttttaattatattcaaatttttatatatatttttcacagTTAAGtcacataaaagaaaattattttcttgaactttttttttctttcctttctacTGTTCGGGATCCAAACATAACACAAATCTTCCTCATTTtattccttagcattttttggGATCCAAAGATAGCACAAAatcttcttcattttgataGACtttcaatcaaaatataaacatttttttttctcaaaataaatagAGAGGAAATGAATAAACCTGAGGGTGAGTCTTCTGTCTTCCCAAAGTGAAGCCCTGTTTGCAAAGCCACCATTTCTCACAATTCTCAATTTctcagaggaaaaaaaaaaaacttcatttatAGGCAAAGCAAAAAACCAGTCAGAATGGCCTGGTGCCATGATCGTATTTCTTATCtgtattttgttaatatttaagAATCTACAGTCAATCCAAATCAGGAGAAATCACGGAGGACAAGGTATAATTAATggtctttttcattttttttttcattgtaattaATGGCTTTGAATGTGTATGGTAACTTCATAGGCACACAGTTATGGCTTTTCCTCTTTTGGGTATTGAATTTTTGGCAAttgaaaaaattacaaatgCATATATATTGgaatattattgtaaaaaaaaatttgaaatttagcTATTTAAGTTGGCGggcaatatatatattaatatcaatggattttttttcttttttgaaaatagcAAAAACTTAGAACATGTTTGGCAAagattttgcaaaataatttaaaaagaaaattgaaaacaatttttttaagtatatttttcaattattttagaaacaaaattttatctaGAAAAccaaatgtgaaaaataattttttctatttattctcTATGACATTGATGtataataaaacattttcaacatattttttttatatttttaattatttttacctatagagaaaattctcaaaaaaaaaaaattctttaataaaaattttgtcaaattgtgtattttaagttaaaaacaattttcgatttataattttcaaataagtcattaatattataagaaatagaaacaatttattttcttataacaaatttaaaaaaataaataccaaaaacaaattttaaaagaggaatatgaaatttaacaaaaatgatatgaaaaagtaaataataataataattttatccaAGGAAGGATAAGAGCCTCTTTGACAACAGAAATAACTTCATCgttattctttaaaaacaaaatgaaatagtaaaaattcaaataattttttgaaaacaaaccaGTTGCTTTCCCCCGTTTTTAAAGACGAGAAAAACatgaacatattttattatggtttttaaaaactattgttAAATTCAAGAatacaaatcaatttttaaaaacaaattaaaaaaaaaatcaccaaacagAACTTAAAATTTTGTGATCCTTTGATGTCatcaaaatatgtaaaaatactaaaattgtTTGATAGACAATAAGTGAgaatattacataaaaaaaaaaaaaaaaaaaatcaaaagaaatggtACAACAAAATGcatatttatataagaaaacATAAGGATACATACTTCTTATAAAGTATCCTTATGCAAAaagttttcatatttatcatcgagaagaaaaaaaaataattaattaaataaataaacataaaaaataaaataaaactcaatttttataaataaataaaaaacttattgcatttttcttataatattatttgattaaatatatttataagttaaatatgtaatataataaatcaccaaacataaaaaagaaggGTATAGTATTCCctcttttattctatttcataGTATATCTAATCAATCAAATCATAGTTGTGAAAAGCACGCCTAGGCTCTGAGCAATGCAACGCCATCCTTCGACGCACAAGGCGCTCGCCTTTGGCAAGGCGCAACACAATCGCTAGGTATGCCTTAATCCCCtaccttattattattcttcttcttctccttctcttcttttttggcATCACCGCATCGGGTTGCAGAGGACTGAGGGTAGAGAAgccctaatttttatttttatttttattttttaggaccaaaacgacgtcgtttaatccccattctttaaaaaaaataggtcaAAATGACACCGTTTTGACCCTGTTTTTCCTTCTAGCCCCCTTTTCAGGTATTTTTGAACCCGATACCATTCCCAAATCTTGCCCTAGCCTCAGCCGTAcagtggagaagtgaagaagacgaagaagatgaggaaaaatagagaaaaataggagaaaaatagaagaaaaataggataaataaattattgttaaatttgattatattatataaaaatatatatgtaaattagggtgcgcctcacttcactaaagcccgcaCCTTGCGTCTTAGGCTCTAGGACTACTttgcgccttgagccttttaaaactatgaataAGACATAACCTAAATTTATCTACCCCCCTCCCTCACACTTTGAAATAAAAGACCTTAATAACTCTTTAGACACGAAATAAATGATCATTAGTGCAATTAGTAACATGAGGGTGGGAATAAAAGCTAAAGAATCAAAACCAGTATCAGAAGTtctaagttatatatatatatatatgatacaaTGAATAAAAGTGCCTTAACAGCCAAAGCaaacaagaaagaagaaaccgTATTGCTGCCATTATATTATGATTATCAATCAAGATGCCCTAACAGGGTAACCTAATGCTACAAGTGGAATGGGGAATGGGGAATGGGGAATGGGGAATGGGCAAAGTCTCACAGAATCATCAAACCACAACCACAACCACAACCACAACACCATGAAACATTCTTCAAACTTCACAGTCATAGTCTGAAAAACATAGTCAGAGCTAAACCTTTTGTCAATGTTGTAGTTCATTGTCCCTCTCTCTGTTGTTATTACCTGCAAGCTCAGTGATGCCAGGAGTTGCAGCATCCATGCCCTGTAGATCAGAAAGGGAGAACGACCGCCAAGGAGGGAATTTCTGTTGAGAAGGTGGCGATGATGATGGTGCATTGTTAGATGACTTCTTGGCTTGTGGGTGCAGAGGTGGAAGAGAAGGGGAATGTGAGGAGCTCAGGTTGGAGCTGCAGTTGGAATCCTCACAGTAATTACCACTCTCGGAACTGCTCATGGTCACTGCAAGGGCCAATGTACTTCGGGAAGAGATGAGGGGTCTCTTTGATATCCCACCAGCATTACTTCTCCACGGGCAATTCCGGTTCTTGTCCCAGAAGTTACTGTAAGCAAGCAAGTTCTTGCGTTTCTTGGCATAGGCATTTTCAGGCTTAGCAAGGTCCTTAACAGAGGAAGACGCTGATACATCAGCTAGACTTGTGAAGGATTTTGATTTTCCATTGTAGAACTTAGATATGCTTTTCCTGAAATGACCCAGATGCAAACACTATTCAAGGAGAAGCAAGcgaaaaaagcaaaagaaaaaaagaaaaaagaagacaGTAAAAAAGGAGAATGAACTAATATATCCAAATTCCAAAATGTCTAATATAAACTCCAAAATTTGATCTTGGAGATCATGTTTGGTGCAACAAGAACCATAAAAGTGGCTTCAAACAGCAACTCAAAGCGATACAAGTAGAAAAAAGGATCTATGAAGCACCAGTACAGCAAATTTATAGACTTGAATTATTCCAAGGCCTCATTTAGGATAGCTTCCTATTTTTTGCTTTAGCtgaaaattgaaactaaagATGGTGCCACAACTTTTAAAGGACAATATtggtattataaattttttattaaacatgaaaaaacttGTTATATAAGTCAAAATAAAGCTTCTGCAAGAAACAACATTTTCCTGATTTCAATATTAAGctcttttttaaagaataagctCTTTAAACAAAATTAGTCAAACAAACATGGAAACTGttattgagattaaaaaaaatgcttttggCTTCCCAAACAGGGCCCAAATGTTGAAAGCTTCCTAGCTCCTACCCATTAAATGCCTCCTCCATCCATTGTGTAACATTTTGAAGCCAATTATCCAATATCCCTTTTGAAATGCAGATCAATTTCACATTTCAAACTTTTGGATAACGCATAGAATCATTTTATACTCGGGAAATTTGATCTCAAAGGTCATGTTTGTTGCAATAAGAATCATAAAAGTGGCTTCAAACAGCAACTGAAACAGTACAAGTGGAGAAAAAAGGATCTGTAAAATAACACTATTATTCTAAATGTTGAAAGCTTCCAAGTTCCTAAACATTGGATGCCTACTACACCATTGTGTAACATTTTTGGGAGAATCATCCAACACATTTAATCAGCTCATTCAATGAACAACCAACTAGACAATGAGCCTCTATCCCATCAACCCACCATGGACCAATTTCAAAGTTGGACATTCTCAACAAATTAATCACAAATAACTCATCCTTGACATTCTTccctatattaaaaaagaagGGTCTTGCTCTGTATGCGCCAAGAAGTCAAGTTGATCTCACAAAATGGCCTTCGTACCCAGCTGAAATTCAGCAAGGGAACCTAAAATTCAATGACCAATCAACCACTATGAGGAAGGCATATGAGGAAGGCATTAGGGTTTTAAGTGACAGGTAGTTTAGTTTATCATTCTCTTCAACATCTTCAAACTAGAGTaattcattttacaaaaatgaGGACGAGAATTCACATGATTCTCTCAAATTCCAACTGTTCCTAGAAACAAATCTAAATTCACGAATAAGAGCAAATTAgggcattttctttttcttgtttctttacttttccctttttcaagTTGATTGGAAATTAAGATATTTGGATTTTCACCACTCAAATAAGAAATGACAATTTTTCCCTGTGCAATCAAACAGCCATCATAGCAAAGATGGAACCAAAcccaaaatttctaatttaattgtatggccagggaaaaaaaaaatctgaaagaAGTATCCAGAAGTATCCAAGATTATTGTACTTCAAAGCTCTGTTTGTTTGCTGAGAAAATCTATGAGAAGTTACCAAATTTGGCAAACATAAAATCTTTCATATTTTGGGACGGCACCTGATTGAGCTAGCGTTTCATTTTTGCCAAACGAAAACaatataaagcaaaaaaaaaaaaagtatttttttttctttccatctaCTTTTTTTCCTCGGCAACCAAACATTCCAAAGAAGGAATAGAAACAAGAATCAAGAAGCAGAAATGAACCTACTTGACCACTAAAACATCCTCCAAGGCATCCATAGTCTCCAACGGCCCTTTATACGAGCTCTGCACCTCCGTCTCGCCGGAATCCTCTCCTTCCGACGACCCTCCGGAAGCGTCACTATTCCTCCCGATCGACGACGAGCTACACGAATCCAACCCCTCCTCCCTCTCCTCCACGCCCGACGGAAACCTCCGATCACTGGAAAAGACTCCGGCCTCCGGCGAATCGAAGATCGAAATACACGACATCCCGTGGACAAACCCTGACCGTTCGATCCCACTACCTCCACCGCTCTCAAACGCAATCGACATCGTCCAAAAtactcaaattataaaaaaaaaaatttaaaaagctcAAATTCAGCACGAAATCAACAGTAGCATCGATGCAGTGGAATTAATAGGTGAttcgaagaagaagaagcccgCACGTGGCTGGCACTTGTGGAGCTATGGAGAATTTGCAGAGAGAGAAAGTAAGagctttagagagagaaagagaatcaAAAGAGACGAGGAAGGACCTTATCCTCATCTTGGCATTGGCAcgcttttataaaataaaatttatattttaaaaaaaatggaaatgggaaataaagaatattatctATCCTTatccttaaattaaaaaaagagtaATTATCCGCTACACCGCGGTTTGCAATAAAATCAACGGTTGAGATAGATTTCTGGTGTCGTTCTTCGGTATGCAATTTGGACGGCTCGGTATGATTCGATCATGGTCTTCCACTTAGTGTCGTTTGTCTATAGTGACTGTGGATCATGTTTTGCTGTGTCCAATATAAGTTCGAGGAGTTGATTGCAGGAAGGGCTGGATAGGAGTGGAAGAAGGAAAAAGGAGTCTGACAGTTAGGGGACCAACTGGAGTGGACTTCCGGTACAACCCCATTGAGGCGTTACGTGTTTCAGGGTTTGTCGAGGGCGAAGGCAAAGATCGTGCCACGTGTAACGGAGTGACTGTGACATGACACGTGTGCATTAATATTCGCGCCGCATGATAAGCGGGTGACGTGTCTACGTAGCTCCAAACTTCAAATTCCGATGTTGTTTCTGGGTGGGTCCCACGAGTCTAGATAGTTGTCTCCTGTGGATGAGTCATCGGGCGGCGTGTCTGTATACGAAACGACGCCGTTTGGGATAATCCCTGTCCCTTGACACGCTCACAAATCAAATATCACTGTCTGAAAATATCTCTTCCCACTAAATCTTTTATTGGATTGCTCTGCTTTTCTATTGATAAccaatgaaattaataaaactacttaaaaaaaattccaacatccttacttttaaaatgtaaatttgatttattataatgaACCTCCATAAATTggaaatttagaattaaaaaattgattttcacaatttttttctaatcataataaaaataaaaatttacaaaaatatccaTGTTTCATCCTTCCCCAACACCACTTACACATGGCACCATGTTTATCTTCATTCCAACAAATACCTAAAATGGTGAAAAATCCACTTCAATACAGAAGTGGAGATCACCATCAAATGGGCCACCCACAAGACCAACCAACATTCAATGCTCGGAAAAACCCCTCCATTCTATCACCCATTAGATGCTTAATTATAGCTTCTTTTACTTATCATAAGTTGTaatttcttcataaaaaattactaatgGGAGCTACACGAAATAGAATTGTGAGAATAGTTTACCTAAAAACTTGAGAGTACATAAATTCATTTGAGTAAAAAATAAGAATCATAAAAAGATACAACTGCCAACCTTGATTTGACCAATCGATCTCCACCTAAGAAGTATAACTTAAttactcttatttttatatgccCAAAAGTCAACAAAGTGTACAAAAAACTTACCGTGCTTGCAGCAACAATAGAACAATAACTTGTATAAAACCCTCACCATAAAGCAATTGGGGGATGCATTGGATAGTTTTTGAAACCACTCAAAATTCATCATAAATGTCCTCCTCTTTGTAGGAAATTTCTCTCTATATGCAACAagagacaaaataaaattttagttattcCAGAAGAATTTTATCTTCTTCAATAATCATaaggcatttaaaaaaaaagttaataaatatttttcttcaaaacaattcttgacAATATTCCTACCATGATATGTAACTTTATTTATATCTTGAAGCTTTTTGACAATTTTGCTatgaaaaaaaactcaaaaataataGTGGTGCTCATAATTATGCTAGTGGATTTGATTTAgttgatttatattttgaagagACACTTGAAGcactaaaaattttctttagagCTATTATATTGTTGTAAGGCAATAAGTTTAATGCACTAAATTTTCTTGGTCCCATATTGGCATCATTGCCTTATTTGTTTGAGAATCTATTCTATCtatattatcattaatattaaaaatcataattcaagataaaattttgatttgtagAAGTGAGAATAGTACAAGTAGTATCTAATTCATTGGATTAAGTTATTACCAAGGGTTTGGGCATTAAATGTGCCACCCACATGGCACAATTCAAATGGGTTGtgataataacaaaatgaaagaaaaagagaaaaaagaatataaaagtcGCTCAACTACAACATGAGAATTAATTGGAACATAAGACTTAATGGGTAATTAAGTTCAAGAAATTAAGAAAGTTAAGCTTGAAAACTGTCCTAGTGATGAaggtttgaatttgaaattaatgataAATCCATAAAAATGGTATTAAGTGATTATCACTTCCAACAAAATCTAGGTTCAAAAGGAAGAAGATTTTCAATTAAAGAGAACTTGAATGATTCAGGAAGTGAGCAACAACCAAGATGAGAGCACTAAGATCACGATCGATATTAAGGAATGATCTcacaattaaaatcaataacatAATGAAATATAACATACTACAAATAAGGAGAAATGTTCCATGCCACACATATAATACATACAAGAAACCTAATCAACTTTGCAATTGTATATTCTTTTCGCTCCCAAAGATGACAAGCTTCCTTATCCTTTAGACGTAGGACACAAGTCATCAATAAGAGGATACCAAATTATTCATTCCTATTGTCTTCCTTCAAATGATGAGTCACTCTAATATAGTATCAAATCCTCCTGAAATTATAAGGAGACAAATTTACTATCACTAGTTATGTGCTTTCCTTAAAATAAAGCAAGGTTTCCGATcaatatattatgatattttagaaTCATTAGGAAATGGATAATGGTTGAGTTATTCCTCTAATATTATTACTCATACCGCTAATTCCTTATTCCACACCATTATTAGTATGTTATGTCACAATATCAATGCTACTAATTAATAAGAATTTGTTAGGAATCCAAACTCATGTGAACTCCTAGTGAAAgaaccaataaaaaaaaggatactGTTCTATTATCCAACATGGTACCACTTTAATGTTCAAATACTTCCATAGCCTAATA
Proteins encoded in this window:
- the LOC117924504 gene encoding uncharacterized protein LOC117924504: MAQSPFYVTQEEFNIFHSIDRQLYTLLVVNLWRDPVESMQIIAFWLWLERSGFNNAVTKMLSLPYILVNELADEALTCLNCISNHYPSSSPDSHDIPLIQSLMEKEIDLQFFHHNRVPAAQGIAKIVKEVCLRGLKDIMDSAIERNKTQNVLESQMVVPPMVHTGLNKMGLGGMVDMGYGESEVGQPWNREIEVPPDDRTMFVTFSKGYPVYEWEVREFFGRSYGDCIESLYMQEVEANEQSLFARIVFHSASTIEMILNGMGKAKFTINAKHVWARKFVPKRAKPLSATSPASSSSPGEMPASPHLPLSLS
- the LOC117925524 gene encoding uncharacterized protein LOC117925524; amino-acid sequence: MSIAFESGGGSGIERSGFVHGMSCISIFDSPEAGVFSSDRRFPSGVEEREEGLDSCSSSSIGRNSDASGGSSEGEDSGETEVQSSYKGPLETMDALEDVLVVKKSISKFYNGKSKSFTSLADVSASSSVKDLAKPENAYAKKRKNLLAYSNFWDKNRNCPWRSNAGGISKRPLISSRSTLALAVTMSSSESGNYCEDSNCSSNLSSSHSPSLPPLHPQAKKSSNNAPSSSPPSQQKFPPWRSFSLSDLQGMDAATPGITELAGNNNRERDNELQH